A region of Dioscorea cayenensis subsp. rotundata cultivar TDr96_F1 chromosome 5, TDr96_F1_v2_PseudoChromosome.rev07_lg8_w22 25.fasta, whole genome shotgun sequence DNA encodes the following proteins:
- the LOC120260620 gene encoding F-box/kelch-repeat protein At3g61590-like encodes MEGETSWESHTVSFQFNQPTEDESFTEINARNNEETLVSLEAIIPDDILEKVFSFMPIACVVRLASVCWRWYRVVHSISSWTSMLPQKPWYFMFTSSDSIDGHAYDPSLRKWYSITLPCHVKSNWISSASGGLVSFMENEKSCEICIFNPLVKGCRILQGPPAAHNPDYSAIAMSVNRKSNSYTLAVAKSKQIPGDYLQWDFSIDIYESENCSWVTSIREVLMGWRGGDESVICNGVFYCLIYATGIVGASERRHGLIAHDFSARTHCSSLLSMVIPVPCSLTCGRLMNLKDKLVMVGGIGKQDRPDIIKGIGIWELCKKEWREVARMPHKFFQGFGELDDVFASCGMEDLIYIQSYGAPALLVYDMSQKQWRWSVKCPVPKRFPLQLFTGFCFEPRIEAVA; translated from the coding sequence ATGGAGGGGGAGACATCATGGGAATCCCATACTGTTAGCTTCCAATTCAATCAACCTACAGAGGATGAGTCTTTTACTGAAATCAATGCCAGAAACAATGAGGAGACATTGGTTTCTTTGGAAGCCATTATTCCTGATGATATATTAGAGAAAGTCTTCTCCTTTATGCCCATTGCCTGTGTAGTTAGATTGGCTTCTGTTTGCTGGAGATGGTATAGAGTTGTTCATTCAATCTCTTCTTGGACTAGCATGTTGCCTCAGAAGCCTTGGTATTTCATGTTTACTAGCAGTGACTCCATTGATGGGCATGCCTATGATCCAAGTCTCCGGAAATGGTATAGCATTACTCTTCCTTGTCATGTTAAGAGCAATTGGATCAGTTCAGCTTCAGGTGGATTAGTATCTTTTATGGAGAATGAGAAGAGCTGCGAGATTTGTATATTTAACCCTCTTGTGAAGGGTTGCAGGATTCTCCAAGGACCTCCTGCTGCTCATAATCCTGATTATAGTGCGATCGCGATGTCAGTGAACCGGAAATCCAACAGTTATACTCTTGCAGTGGCGAAATCAAAACAGATCCCTGGTGATTATTTACAGTGGGATTTCTCAATTGACATCTATGAATCAGAGAATTGTTCATGGGTGACTTCCATCAGGGAAGTTTTGATGGGATGGAGAGGAGGTGATGAGAGTGTAATTTGTAATGGTGTATTTTATTGCTTGATATACGCCACCGGCATTGTGGGAGCTAGCGAGCGGCGCCACGGCCTTATTGCACATGATTTCTCAGCGAGAACTCATTGTAGTTCTCTTTTAAGTATGGTGATACCGGTGCCTTGTTCGCTTACTTGTGGCCGGCTTATGAACCTTAAGGACAAGCTTGTGATGGTGGGGGGAATTGGGAAACAAGACAGACCAGATATCATCAAAGGAATTGGCATTTGGGAACTTTGTAAGAAGGAATGGCGGGAAGTTGCTAGAATGCCTCATAAGTTCTTCCAAGGATTTGGAGAATTGGATGATGTCTTTGCTAGCTGTGGAATGGAAGACCTGATATACATACAGAGCTATGGAGCTCCAGCTCTTCTTGTTTATGATATGTCTCAGAAGCAATGGAGGTGGTCTGTGAAATGCCCTGTGCCTAAAAGGTTCCCTCTTCAATTGTTCACAGGCTTCTGCTTTGAACCCAGAATTGAAGCTGTTGCTTAA